In Pyrenophora tritici-repentis strain M4 chromosome 6, whole genome shotgun sequence, the DNA window atgggactttgaaggatggacgaAGGAGCTATTTAGCAAGGTTGAGCGTGGTACACTAAGGTCTCTTAAGAGTGTGCTACGACACCGGGgagtatacactggcaacaATCACGCCAGGGTGGCGGACTCTCTCTACAACATTCTAGGTATAGAGAATACTCTTGAATGGGAACCAGCagagtttcgagccatgaaATTCGACCAACAGTCCGAAGCGTACCAGCGCCAGCAGAGCAATAAACGCCAACAGGACACTCAGCACACAGTCTATCcagctgtacaacaaccaccgcaagtacaacaaccgccgcaattacaacaaccgccgcaattacaacagcCACCGCAAGTACCACAGCCGTCGCAATTACAACGACCGTCGCAGGGCGAGCAACAagagcagtatagagtgagacaaggcgtccAGAGCCGTTCCCAAACAATAGAGCCACAACAGCCGCTACACATGAGCGGTACGCTGGAAGGGCCTCAGCATCGACAACTGTGGGAGCAGGCCGCGCAGCCGCAACAAGGGCGTGCGCAACTACAGACACGGCCGCCAGCGACTGCATATCGCGAAGTCACGCCATTTCCGCAACAGCCAACGAACCGCGTCCCTAACAGACCACCCGAACTACCATAcgacccgtacaagacgctaccgccgcgatggtccCGCAACGATCGACTCGACGCTaatacgatcacgcagttctctaagctatgggacaatagcaacaagtatacagggaatgcgtacgatctcctagacgataagatcaagatcttcttcagcatctgctggcaggtagatatccaagaagagcagtttcacgcagtgtttccccgtatccttaccggacgtgcagagacattctacatacaggttgtagagagagatgacagctttgctgatgcgtacatggcaatcaaaaaccacttcgaccatgacgtccatcaccagcactactacacagactggacgactacaaccttcgctcgcacccgcacagagaaccccgacaagggactacacgaggttctgcagatcctgcttgacaagctgcagctatgccagcgtgcccttggcaagaactttgagggcgaggatgccctacgtaccactgtcatcaatgcctgccgaggagtaccagagcttgagatggcactgttcaaaccagccacaatctgtgaaggactcttctcagaCCTACGTTCTGCAGTTGAGACACACCTTGCACGGCAACACACTGCCCAGATGGTCACAGAGGACCAATATTACTTAGAtcgccgatacaacggcaatggaagaatccgaggtggatctcgaggtggaggaggattcagaggcggatccagaggagcatatcgaggaggcgagcagcgcgacgacaacggacgaggattcaagccacgctggaggaagaaatgctttgtttgccagaaggaaggatgctggtctaccaaccacacagacgaagagcgcaaggctgcccgtacacagttcttctctacgctatactttacaggtACACAGCCcccaaggacttctccgtacatcttgcagaatacgaagggatcgagcacactagccagtacaatcagagaggctggagagaggaggaagactgcgaggatgacgacgatgacgacgtcgcggaagcaTACCTTGAACACCAGTTTTTCacggagcaatgccttgcagatcaggcgttcttgcaccacatctctggcgacgacgtataccgccaagacgcgccatcagcgccagcgtcACAGTTCCTGCTTGAAGACCGCTACACAAGATCTGTGTACCAAGGGATCCTAccggatacaggcgctgccaaCGTATCCACAGTTGGCAAGGAGCAGTACCTTGCACTCACAAGGGAAGATCCTACAGTTAGGATGGATACGTCTACAGCAGGAAAGGCATCTATCAAATTCGGCAAGGGCGAGGCTACATCATCTATTGGCACTGCACAGGTCTCTACAGACATTGGGACGATCAACTTTGAGGTGCTTGACGcacctacaccattcttattgtgccttgcagacatggacagGTTAAAGGTCTACTTTAACAACACCACAGATGAGCTAGTCCAGGGTGACGTACACATCCCggtgattcgcaaatggggacatccttggttccatctgaacaaaagagagagagcaactgTGTTCCTGACAGAGACAGAGTtgcgacggctccatcgacgatttggacacccagctgtcaCGCGACTTGTTAAGCTCTTAAAGGATGCTGGCTataacgacttcgaagaaagaaccctagaagaagtcactaagttctgccaccactgccagctccacagctccgcaccgcgccgattcaaattcactctcaaggatgatcaccacttcaactatgagatcctggtggatgtgatgtacctgagcaacaaacctgtactgcatgtggtcgattcctcaacagcgtttcaaggcgcgaggttccttagcgctatctcagctaaagaaacatggcaagcactgcggatactatggatcgacacgtATCAAGGACCACCAGACATTATCACGCATGACGCAGGCACTAACTTTGCAAGCACAGAGttccgcgcagaagcaaagatcatgggagtcacatgcaagcaagtacctacggaggcgcactggtctatcggcaaaactgagaggtaccatgcacctctacgccgcgcatgggacatactctatgcagaactcactgacactatgtccgacgacgcgattctccagatggctgtgaaggctgtcaacgatactgctggccccgatggactagtcccgacgctactagtctttggagcgtacccacgaatgactgcaGAGTCACCGCCATCCCCGTCAATGGTTAagcgcagcgaggctattcaaaaggcgacgaaagccctaCGCAAGATCACGgcagagcgccaagttgcagacgccttgaacacccgcaatggaccagccactgcagacatgctcgcgctcccactccagagcgaagtcttagtatggagagagagtgatggctggaatggcccgtacaagatcgccagtacagATGGCCACAACGTCACTGTTGACATGGTCAATGGTCCAACGACATTCAGATCCACTGTCgtcaagccatactacagaccgGACCACCTTTGGAGCGACCccgatgcgccacacgcgccgaatgagccgcatgagccggtagcagtaccaccggcagtgcaaccacgcaggagaggccgccctccagggtcaaagaacaagcggaaggcgcacgcgtacatcaccaagaaggagcaggacgatcttgagctagctatcaaaCTACGTAACGATGGAGTGATCACAACCTCAGGCGCCCCCTTTGAagcgtctgatgaccaagagatcagcgacctcgtaggtcgtggagtctttaaatttgagcaatacgacgagaggctacacagcaagatccggatcttcaagtcacgcctagtacgtgaggtcaagggaaagacaaccaagccctatgagaaatcccgcctagttatccaaggctaccaggaCCACGGCAAGGAGACTATTCTGACGCAATCTCCAACCATACAGcgatgtagccagcgcctgattatgtcgctggcgcccgaGATGGTACAACGCGGAATGAACATCGAGCTCCGTGACATTACGCAGGCGTATCCCCAGGCGCAGACAAccctgaagaggacgatactcgcacatcttcctactgagctagtccatcgatatccagaaggcacgctactccatgtgatcaagccgctgtatggaatcgctgaggcaggagtccactggtggacaacgtatcacggacaccattgcaaggaactggacatggcaacatcgacgtacgacccatgcctattgatcacgaacagcgacgacgcaggcatcttcggcatcgttggcatgcagacagacgacactCTCATGCTCGGGACACCAGCGTTCTCGTCAcgtgaagagaagaagatccagaaggcagagTTCAGGTCAAAGCCAAAAGCAAGGCTGACACCAGAAGTGCAGTTAGACTTCaatggatgtacactcacgatggacgccagcagagtcttgacccttaggcagaaaggacaaggaggaaggatcaggcTTGTGAATATcagggcacccgaccgcgcgcaacagtacaccgagcagcgcgcccgcggagcgtacatcgcatcaacatgccaaccagaggcgtCATTTGACCTGTCCGTCGCTGCTCAAGctcagcaaccatcagacgaggacatcaaggcactcaacaaacgcctgaaatggcagatggagaatctTGATCGTGGCCTGCGCTACGTCACTGTCAATCTTATGGAGGCCAAGTTGATGGTCTTTGTGGatggctcctttgccaacaacaa includes these proteins:
- a CDS encoding Med15 multi-domain protein, whose amino-acid sequence is MADNQSEISSADSAEAQNQLQNEQSEHLLDSPWAKFTAEQLMENCPYTVALKVINTALWGVPAPADANETHATTWVAKAIHDYNVSMAWDDDLFIDYKWDFEGWTKELFSKVERGTLRSLKSVLRHRGVYTGNNHARVADSLYNILGIENTLEWEPAEFRAMKFDQQSEAYQRQQSNKRQQDTQHTVYPAVQQPPQVQQPPQLQQPPQLQQPPQVPQPSQLQRPSQGEQQEQYRVRQGVQSRSQTIEPQQPLHMSGTLEGPQHRQLWEQAAQPQQGRAQLQTRPPATAYREVTPFPQQPTNRVPNRPPELPYDPYKTLPPRWSRNDRLDANTITQFSKLWDNSNKYTGNAYDLLDDKIKIFFSICWQVDIQEEQFHAVFPRILTGRAETFYIQVVERDDSFADAYMAIKNHFDHDVHHQHYYTDWTTTTFARTRTENPDKGLHEVLQILLDKLQLCQRALGKNFEGEDALRTTVINACRGVPELEMALFKPATICEGLFSDLRSAIADTTAMEESEVDLEVEEDSEADPEEHIEEASSATTTDEDSSHAGGRNALFARRKDAGLPTTQTKSARLPVHSSSLRYTLQVHSPQGLLRTSCRIRRDRAH